The sequence below is a genomic window from Alphaproteobacteria bacterium LSUCC0719.
CATCTTGTCGATGTGGAAACCGGTGAAGTGATTGAATTCTACCATGCAGAGCTTGAAGCGCTAAAGGAGCAGATTGCCCGTGAAATGGGCTATGAACTTGTTGATCACCGGCTCGAATTGTTTGGCCGCAAACTGCCATCCGGCAAAGCCTGAACGGTATCGTTTCTTGACAACTGATCCTATTTCAATCGCCGCAGCAACCGCGCTGGTCTGCGGCTGGCCGTCCCGCTGATGGACAGTACAACGCAGCGCCGCAACGTCATCAGGCTTGCCATCGCGCAGGCGCTGTCGATGACGTCGATGAATGTCAACATCATCAATACGGCTCTTGTGGGGGTGTTGCTGGCACCTGTCGCCTGGCTGGCGACGCTGCCATTGTCGCTGCAATTCATCACATCAATGATGGTCACCCTTCCGGCGTCGCTTCTGATGGCACGGTTTGGTCGGCGCCCTGTGATGATTGCCGGGGTGCTGATCAGCTGTATGTCGACAACCTGCCTTGGCGTGGCTGTCGTAACCGGCAATTTCCTGCTGTTCTGTGCCGGCAGCATGGGGCTTGGCGTGGCGATGGGCATTGCCAGCTATTACCGTTATGCCGCGGCAGATGGTGTGGCGACGAATCTGCGGCCAAAGGCGATTGCCTATGTTCTGGCAGGGGGGCTGGCGGCGGCCGTTCTCGGGCCTGAAATTGCCAGACGGACGGTCGATCTGGTGCCGGACATCCTGTATGCGGGATGCTTCTTCACCGTTGCCATCGTTCAATTGACATCAATCATCGCGCTGTCCGGCCTGCGGATCGAAGTGCCCAAGCGGAGTGCCAGCGGAGGAAGGCCCCTTGGTGCTTTCCTTCGCATGCCCGTTTTTGTGGTCGGCGTTATCTGCAGCGCGCTTGGCTATGCGCTGATGAGCTATCTCATGACGGCCACACCGCTGCAGGTTGTCAATGTGGCCGGGCTTGGCAATTCGGCCAATGCCACGATCATTCAATGGCATGTCGTGGCCATGTTCCTGCCCTCCTTCTTCACCGGGTCGATCATCGCTAGAATCGGAGCGCTGCGCGTGCTGTGGGCAGGTGTTCTGCTGTATGGTGTGACGATATATCTTGCCGTCGGCGCTGTTGGTTTCTGGCCCTACTGGATGGCGCTGGCAACGCTCGGGCTCGGCTGGAACTTCCTGTATGTTGGCGGCACCTCGCTTGTTGCGGCGGTTGCCGAACCGGAAGAACGCGGACGTGTTCAGGGATTTGCCGATCTTGCCACGACCACGACCGTGGCTGTTGCCTCGCTGTCGGCCGGGGCCATTCACAGCCAGCTTGGATGGGATGCCGTCAGCCTGGCGGCTCTTGTTCCGGTCACCGTGCTGTCGCTGGCGCTGGTCTGGCTGGGATTGGCGCAGCGACGACAGGCTGCATCAGTCGTCTGATCCTGTTCCGATTGAAAATCGCCAAACAGGATTCGCCCCGCCTGAATTCGCCCCACCTGAATTAGCCCCGCCGGGGTCAGCCACCCGTCACATTCATATGGCGGCTGACCGCCGGGTCGCTGTGACGTCTGTCGATGATGAAATCATGGCCCTTGGGTTTGCGCCCGATGGCCTCGGCGATCGAGTCATCAAGCGCCGCCTCACCGCCATCGCGAAGGGCACGCCGCAGATCCGCATTGTCATCCTGCCCGAGGCACATATAGAGCTGTCCTGTGCAGGTCACCCGCACCCGATTGCAGCTTTCGCAGAAATTATGTGTCAGCGGGGTGATGAATCCAAGCTTGCGCCCGGTTTCCTCGACTTTGACATAGCGGGCCGGGCCACTGGTACGGAAGGGGATATCTGTCAGGGTGAAGCGTTTCGACAGGTCGGCGCGCACACGTGACAGCGGCAGATATTGATCAAGCCTGTTCTCGGTGCCGATGTCACCCATCGGCATGACCTCGATAATCGTCATGTCGAAGCCTTCATCACCGCACCAGGCCAGCATGTCGCCAAGCTCGGCATCATTGCCGCCCTTCAGCGCGACGGCATTGATCTTGACGGCAAGCCCGGCCGACTGTGCGGCGCGCAGTCCGGCCAGAACCTTGTCGAGATCACCCCACCGCGTGATCTGCCGAAATTTGTCCGGATCCAGAGTGTCGAGCGAGATATTGACGCGCCGCACCCCGGCATCGAACAGATCGTCTGCCATTTTCACCAGCTGGCTGCCATTGGTGGTGATTGTCAGCTCGTCCAGCTGGCCGGCCTTGACCTCGGCACCGAGGGCGCGGATCAGCTGCATGATGTTGCGTCTGACCAGCGGCTCGCCCCCGGTCAGCCGGATTTTGCGAACACCTGCGGCCATGAACCGCCGGCACATGATCTCCAGCTCTTCAAGTGTCAGAAGGTCTGCCTTTGGCAAAAAGGTCATTTCCTCTGCCATGCAGTAAACACAGCGAAAATCACAGCGATCCGTCACCGAGACGCGGAGATATTCAACGGTGCGGCCGTACGGGTCGATCAATTGACCTGTCGAGCTGGCTGGCGCGGCGTCTGTGAGCGGCATAATGGCGTCTCTCCATGAATTTCACACATGCTACGCCGGTGGCTTCGGGGTTGGCAAGGAACGACACGTCGCACCCCGACACGGCACCCTGAACACCATCAGATTGCCGTGTTACAGATTGTCGTCTTGCGCTTGTCGTCTTGCGCAAAAAAAAGGCCGTGAGATATCTCACGGCCGAGTTTAGGGAGGAAACGCACAGCATCTCGCCGTGCAGGGCGTATATGCGCTTGCAGCATGGCTCCGTCAACCCCGGCTTGACGGCATTTCGGCAAAAAAATCACCGGCGCAACTATTTGTAAAAAACAATGTAAAAACATTCAGTTGAATTTCAAAAATCGACTGCAAAATGTAATGGAACTGTTACATCCGGAAGAGATGCGACAATATCTTCAGCCCGATGACCCGCGTCACGCAGCTGCTGGATACTCTGCGCGTCATGGCGCTTGGCAAGGCGGCTTCCGGCTTCATCCCGCACAAGCCGGTGATGGAAATAGTCCGGAGAGGGCAGGTCCAGAAGCGCCTGCAGCAACCGATGCACATGGGTGCTTTCCAAAAGGTCGGCGCCGCGTGTGACAAGCGTGACGCCATCCAGCGAATCATCCACCACAACCGACAGGTGATAGGAGGTGCCGATATCTCGTCGGGCAACAACCACATCGCCGTGGCTGGACATGTCAACGGGACGGCGCTGGCCGGTGGCAAGATCATTCCAGGTGATATCTCCGACAAGGTCGAGCGCATGGCCGGTCCGCAGTCGCCAGGCGGGCGACATCCCCTGTTCCGATCGCCGTTCCGCCTCGCTCGTCGAAAGGACGCTGTCCGTTGCCAGCGGCGCTTCCTGCGGTGCGGACAGTACGTCGGCAAGTTCCGCCCGCGTCAGATAGCAGGGATAAACAAGGTCGCGCGCCTGCAGACTGGCCAGCGCATCATCATAGAGAGCGAGCCGGCGGCTCTGGAATACGGGGTCTCCCCGCCAGGGGAGGCCAAGGAATTCAAGGTCGCGATAGATCCGGTCGATGAATTCCGGACGACACCGCGTATGGTCTATGTCATCGATCCGCAGGATATAGCCATTGCCGAGCCGCGAGGCGACAAGCGCGGAATAGGCATGGCCAAGATGCAAAAGGCCGGTCGGGCTTGGCGCAAACCGCGTGACGGGGGTCTGTGGTGACGAAGAAACGGTCACGGGGTTCCTGTTCGTGGCTGTGGCGGGCGTCGTCGTCTGCCCATATGCCCGCGAATATAGACCAGATAGGGCGGTCGGGTGTAGCCTCTTGCCAGCGTGGTGGTAAGTGAACCGTGACGTTGTATGAACCGTGGCGGGGTGTAAGGGGGACCGGATGATGATGAAGAGCTTTGGCGGGCTGAACGGCCATTTCAATGAACCGGCGCGCGGCGGCATGCCGTCGAGCCTGATCATCATCATGCATGGCTGGGGGGCCGATGCCAGTGACCTTGCGGACCTTGCCTATCCGATGTCGCTTCGCTTTCCGGGTGCGGCCTTTTTCATTCCCAATGCACCCGATCCATGCTCGATGAACCCGATGGGCAGACAATGGTTTGACCTTGCCGATACAACCGATGGTCCGGCCGCCGCGGCAGCGGTGATCGAAGGCGCGGTGGCAGCCGCGATCGCTGAGCTGAAGCTTGATATGACGGCTGTGGCGCTGACTGGATTTTCACAGGGCGGGATGATGAGCCTGCATTGCGGGCTGCATATGGCCGACCGGCCACAGGCTGTTGTCAGCTTCTCGGGCGCGCTTCTCGGCGTTGGCGATATAGCGGATATTGAGGGCCGGCCAGCGGTGATGCTGGTTCATGGCACCGATGACCAGGTGGTACCCTTTGCCATGATGGGATCCGCGTCGGAGATTCTGGCAACGCATGGCATCGAGGCTGCCTGCGTGACACGTCCGGGGTTGGGACATGGCATCGATCCGGATGCGCTGACACAGGCAATCGATTTCCTGGCCATACATCTGCCCGACTGACGATCTGGTCGCGGCAGCTGCCGGCCGACCCGTCAGTCTTCCGCAATATTTAGCGGCCACTGTGTCGCGGTGCGCAATATATAGTGGAAGACTTGTCTTTCTGGCGCTGACATGTTTTGCTGGTGGTTGGTGAGGGTTGAACCACACGGGGGACATGATGAACGCAGGCAGTTTCGCACCGGCTCTTGTCCTGAATGCAGATTTCCGCCCGCTCAATTACTTTCCATTGTCACTCTGGTCCTGGCAGGACGCGGTCAAGGCGGTGTGTCTCGACCGGGTGACGATCGTCAGCGAGTATGACTTTTCGATCAGCTCGCCTTCAATGGAAATGAAGCTGCCGTCGGTGATCGCGCTGAAGGAATATGTGCCGCAGATGCGCAACCCGGCCTTCACCCGCTTCAACGTGTTTCTGCGTGACAAATTTACATGCCAGTATTGTGGCACCGGCCATGCCGCCGCCGACCTGACTTTTGACCACGTCGTACCGCGGTCACGCGGCGGGCGCACGACCTGGACAAATGTTGTGGCGGCCTGCAGCCCGTGCAATCTTCGCAAGGCCAATCTGCTGCCGGAACAATGCGGGATGATGCCGCTGGAACGCCCGGCGGCACCCAATATCTGGCAGTTGCAGGAAAATGGCCGCGGCTTTCCCCCGAACTATCTCCATGAGTCCTGGCGGGACTATCTGTACTGGGATTCCGAACTTCAGCAGAGCTGAGCGGCGGCGTGATCCGCGGGGCCGCCGGCCTTTCGATCAGACCCGTTCGGCGATCTTGATGGCGGTGCGGCACCCTTGCTGTATCACCGCTTTCAGTGCTGCATAGAACATGGCCTCGCGTCCGCGATGATCGACCGCGATGTCACGATGCTCCAGCTCATCATCGCGAAACTTTGAAATGGTGCTGCGAAGCTCTGCTTCCTCGTCGCCAAGCTGGTCCGCCTGTTTGGCGTAATGCTCGCCAATGACCTCCTCAACGGCAATCGTGCAGGCCATGGCGGCCTTTGGCCCCATCGCCGCTGTTACCGCGCCGAGCGCAAAGCCCGCCGCGCCCCAGACAGGGTCGAAAAGTGATGGTCGCACCCGGCGTTCATTCAGCAGGGATTCAAACGCCTCGAGATGTTCGACTTCCTGTTCCATCATATGCTGGATCTGTGGGCCGGTGGCGTGGTTGCGCAGCACCGCAAGCTGACCGCGGTAGATCTGTTGTGCGGCCCGCTCGCCGGCATGATCAACCCGCAGGAACCGTTCGATATCGCGCCGCCCGGCGACGGGTCTGGAAAATTCCGTCATGTCTGTCTCGCTATGCGTCCACCAAA
It includes:
- a CDS encoding MFS transporter, with the translated sequence MDSTTQRRNVIRLAIAQALSMTSMNVNIINTALVGVLLAPVAWLATLPLSLQFITSMMVTLPASLLMARFGRRPVMIAGVLISCMSTTCLGVAVVTGNFLLFCAGSMGLGVAMGIASYYRYAAADGVATNLRPKAIAYVLAGGLAAAVLGPEIARRTVDLVPDILYAGCFFTVAIVQLTSIIALSGLRIEVPKRSASGGRPLGAFLRMPVFVVGVICSALGYALMSYLMTATPLQVVNVAGLGNSANATIIQWHVVAMFLPSFFTGSIIARIGALRVLWAGVLLYGVTIYLAVGAVGFWPYWMALATLGLGWNFLYVGGTSLVAAVAEPEERGRVQGFADLATTTTVAVASLSAGAIHSQLGWDAVSLAALVPVTVLSLALVWLGLAQRRQAASVV
- the moaA gene encoding GTP 3',8-cyclase MoaA; its protein translation is MPLTDAAPASSTGQLIDPYGRTVEYLRVSVTDRCDFRCVYCMAEEMTFLPKADLLTLEELEIMCRRFMAAGVRKIRLTGGEPLVRRNIMQLIRALGAEVKAGQLDELTITTNGSQLVKMADDLFDAGVRRVNISLDTLDPDKFRQITRWGDLDKVLAGLRAAQSAGLAVKINAVALKGGNDAELGDMLAWCGDEGFDMTIIEVMPMGDIGTENRLDQYLPLSRVRADLSKRFTLTDIPFRTSGPARYVKVEETGRKLGFITPLTHNFCESCNRVRVTCTGQLYMCLGQDDNADLRRALRDGGEAALDDSIAEAIGRKPKGHDFIIDRRHSDPAVSRHMNVTGG
- the gluQRS gene encoding tRNA glutamyl-Q(34) synthetase GluQRS; this translates as MTVSSSPQTPVTRFAPSPTGLLHLGHAYSALVASRLGNGYILRIDDIDHTRCRPEFIDRIYRDLEFLGLPWRGDPVFQSRRLALYDDALASLQARDLVYPCYLTRAELADVLSAPQEAPLATDSVLSTSEAERRSEQGMSPAWRLRTGHALDLVGDITWNDLATGQRRPVDMSSHGDVVVARRDIGTSYHLSVVVDDSLDGVTLVTRGADLLESTHVHRLLQALLDLPSPDYFHHRLVRDEAGSRLAKRHDAQSIQQLRDAGHRAEDIVASLPDVTVPLHFAVDF
- a CDS encoding alpha/beta hydrolase, whose translation is MMMKSFGGLNGHFNEPARGGMPSSLIIIMHGWGADASDLADLAYPMSLRFPGAAFFIPNAPDPCSMNPMGRQWFDLADTTDGPAAAAAVIEGAVAAAIAELKLDMTAVALTGFSQGGMMSLHCGLHMADRPQAVVSFSGALLGVGDIADIEGRPAVMLVHGTDDQVVPFAMMGSASEILATHGIEAACVTRPGLGHGIDPDALTQAIDFLAIHLPD
- a CDS encoding HNH endonuclease; protein product: MNAGSFAPALVLNADFRPLNYFPLSLWSWQDAVKAVCLDRVTIVSEYDFSISSPSMEMKLPSVIALKEYVPQMRNPAFTRFNVFLRDKFTCQYCGTGHAAADLTFDHVVPRSRGGRTTWTNVVAACSPCNLRKANLLPEQCGMMPLERPAAPNIWQLQENGRGFPPNYLHESWRDYLYWDSELQQS
- a CDS encoding demethoxyubiquinone hydroxylase family protein, which encodes MTEFSRPVAGRRDIERFLRVDHAGERAAQQIYRGQLAVLRNHATGPQIQHMMEQEVEHLEAFESLLNERRVRPSLFDPVWGAAGFALGAVTAAMGPKAAMACTIAVEEVIGEHYAKQADQLGDEEAELRSTISKFRDDELEHRDIAVDHRGREAMFYAALKAVIQQGCRTAIKIAERV